A window of the Candidatus Melainabacteria bacterium RIFOXYA2_FULL_32_9 genome harbors these coding sequences:
- a CDS encoding TIGR02757 family protein has protein sequence MNNNEKKKFLDSLVKKYEIPEFINDDPIKFPHMFDNFQDQEIAGLISSALAYGKRDKILESVEKILKIMDFEPYNFVTNFDFDKDNKLFNGFIHRYTSGRDIALLISALNGVLKEYSRIKNSFLAGFSISDKNIKPALTSFVCTIRGYLPTEEEAKGFYFLIPSPEKGSACKRLNMFLRWMVRPGPVDLNLWQEIPTDRLIIPLDVHVARLSRKLDLTSRKVDDWKTAEEITENLKEFDKKDPAKYDFAIFGMGVSGESTKYLL, from the coding sequence ATGAATAATAACGAAAAAAAGAAATTTTTAGACAGTCTGGTTAAAAAATATGAAATTCCTGAATTCATAAATGATGATCCTATAAAATTTCCTCATATGTTCGATAATTTTCAGGATCAGGAAATCGCAGGGTTAATTTCATCAGCTTTAGCCTATGGAAAAAGGGATAAAATTCTTGAAAGTGTAGAAAAAATACTAAAAATTATGGATTTTGAACCCTATAATTTTGTAACAAACTTTGATTTTGACAAAGATAATAAGCTTTTTAACGGTTTTATTCACAGATATACTTCGGGAAGAGACATAGCTTTATTGATATCTGCATTAAATGGTGTTTTAAAAGAATATAGCAGAATAAAAAACAGCTTTTTAGCCGGTTTTTCTATAAGTGATAAAAATATAAAGCCTGCTTTAACTAGTTTTGTATGCACAATAAGAGGATATTTACCAACAGAAGAAGAGGCAAAAGGCTTTTATTTTCTTATTCCAAGCCCAGAAAAAGGCAGCGCCTGTAAACGCTTAAACATGTTCCTGAGATGGATGGTCAGACCGGGCCCTGTCGACTTAAATCTATGGCAAGAAATTCCAACAGATAGATTAATAATCCCTCTTGATGTACATGTTGCAAGATTATCAAGAAAATTAGACTTAACCAGCAGAAAAGTCGATGACTGGAAAACAGCAGAGGAAATAACCGAAAATCTAAAGGAATTCGATAAAAAAGATCCGGCTAAATACGATTTTGCTATATTTGG